One window of the Granulicella arctica genome contains the following:
- a CDS encoding secondary thiamine-phosphate synthase enzyme YjbQ, with product MAGMKAHTEYLTFNTPERYEMVHITPDVEQIVRRSGIVDGLCFVSPMHITAAIYVNDNEDGLIEDISAWLEKLAPSQPNYRHHQTGEDNADAHLKALLLHHETTLPITKGRLDLGTWQRIFYVEFDGQRRKRVIVKLLGVTEE from the coding sequence ATGGCAGGCATGAAAGCGCACACCGAGTACCTTACCTTCAACACGCCTGAACGGTACGAGATGGTTCACATTACGCCGGACGTCGAGCAGATCGTCAGGCGAAGTGGCATTGTGGACGGGCTTTGCTTCGTCTCCCCAATGCACATCACAGCCGCTATCTACGTCAATGACAACGAGGACGGTTTGATCGAGGACATTAGCGCATGGCTTGAGAAGCTTGCACCGTCGCAGCCAAACTACAGGCATCATCAAACGGGCGAGGATAACGCGGACGCTCATTTGAAGGCGTTGCTGCTACATCACGAGACGACTCTGCCCATCACAAAAGGCAGACTCGATCTCGGAACCTGGCAGCGAATCTTCTACGTAGAGTTCGATGGACAGCGGCGTAAACGGGTCATCGTAAAGCTGCTGGGTGTGACAGAAGAATAA
- a CDS encoding flagellar motor protein MotB, with protein sequence MSRKKHPEHVNHERWLVSYADFITLLFAFFVVLFASGQSDKKKQTQLAAAMQAAFSPVSMFEPHSKKPALTQGAAAAETIEPVAPPVPSPHSMDRTAAGVRKILEEQKKSAGLPPGSLTMHTTSEGLVISLQEAGFFTSGSAEVQQQSRQVLMKIAAALPAGPMRIEGHTDTVPIHTEQFATNWELSSERAIVIARYLFENGPVSPADLAVTGYAEFHPIASNATPEGRARNRRVDIILLSHPAALR encoded by the coding sequence GTGAGCAGGAAGAAGCACCCCGAACACGTCAACCATGAACGCTGGCTAGTCTCCTACGCGGATTTCATTACGCTCCTCTTCGCCTTCTTTGTCGTCCTCTTCGCATCGGGTCAATCGGATAAGAAGAAACAGACGCAACTTGCTGCGGCCATGCAGGCAGCGTTCAGCCCTGTGTCGATGTTTGAGCCTCACTCCAAGAAGCCTGCCCTCACCCAGGGTGCGGCAGCGGCTGAGACGATCGAGCCTGTCGCTCCGCCGGTTCCATCTCCTCACTCAATGGATCGGACGGCCGCGGGTGTGCGCAAGATATTGGAGGAGCAGAAAAAATCTGCAGGGTTACCTCCCGGCAGTCTCACCATGCACACGACCAGCGAAGGACTGGTGATCTCTCTGCAGGAAGCAGGCTTCTTCACCTCTGGTTCTGCCGAGGTGCAGCAGCAGTCTCGGCAGGTTCTCATGAAGATCGCGGCCGCGCTTCCCGCCGGACCGATGCGGATCGAAGGACATACAGATACCGTCCCGATCCACACGGAACAGTTTGCCACCAATTGGGAGCTATCCTCGGAGCGAGCCATCGTCATCGCACGGTACCTCTTCGAGAACGGCCCGGTAAGTCCTGCCGATCTTGCGGTGACTGGCTACGCGGAGTTTCACCCGATAGCCAGTAACGCAACCCCTGAGGGCCGAGCGCGAAATCGGCGAGTGGACATTATTCTTCTGTCACACCCAGCAGCTTTACGATGA
- a CDS encoding flagellar motor protein — translation MDIASFGGIALALIGILAGMMIEGGSISQITQPTAAMIVIGGTMGAVMLQFPMSIFLAAMKSIVKVFMHKGPEGEAVLAQIVAFANKARKSGIVSLDSELGKIDDPFLKQALMLAVDGTEPNEVRKIMQLELDNKSEIEEKIPAVFEAAGGYSPTVGIIGAVLGLIQVMKNLDNIDEVGRGIATAFVATIYGVALANLIFLPAAGKLKFRHREEQMIKEMMLEGVISILEGMNPRMIETKLRTYLFDSKPESIGKTSGKTSGKAAEATA, via the coding sequence ATGGATATTGCAAGCTTTGGCGGAATCGCACTGGCGCTGATCGGCATTCTGGCGGGCATGATGATCGAGGGCGGCAGCATCTCCCAGATCACCCAGCCGACCGCCGCGATGATCGTCATAGGGGGCACCATGGGAGCGGTGATGCTGCAATTCCCTATGAGCATCTTTCTTGCCGCGATGAAGAGCATCGTCAAGGTTTTCATGCACAAAGGCCCTGAAGGCGAGGCAGTGCTGGCACAGATTGTGGCCTTTGCGAATAAGGCCCGCAAGAGCGGCATCGTCTCGCTCGACTCGGAACTGGGAAAGATCGATGACCCCTTCTTGAAGCAGGCGCTCATGCTTGCTGTCGATGGAACCGAGCCAAATGAAGTTCGTAAGATCATGCAGCTTGAGCTCGACAACAAGTCCGAGATCGAAGAGAAGATCCCTGCCGTCTTTGAGGCTGCGGGTGGATATTCACCCACCGTTGGGATTATCGGCGCGGTGCTCGGTCTCATCCAGGTTATGAAGAATCTCGATAACATTGACGAGGTTGGACGAGGCATCGCTACAGCCTTTGTCGCTACCATTTACGGTGTAGCTCTCGCCAACCTGATCTTCCTTCCCGCTGCCGGGAAATTGAAGTTTCGCCATCGTGAGGAACAGATGATTAAGGAGATGATGCTTGAGGGCGTGATCTCCATCCTGGAAGGAATGAATCCGCGCATGATCGAAACCAAGCTCCGGACCTATCTTTTTGACTCCAAGCCGGAGAGCATCGGCAAGACATCCGGCAAGACATCCGGCAAAGCCGCGGAGGCAACGGCGTGA